The following are encoded together in the Streptomyces sp. NBC_00358 genome:
- a CDS encoding extracellular solute-binding protein: MARPGLNRRQLLSAVGGLTVAGSLGFAALGTGADALASGASTRVRYWNLFTGGDGANMVAMVDAFRKEHPGVAVKDSTLTWGDPYYTKLAMAAAGNRAPDLSVMHQGRVPGFAPGRLLDPWDMGLLTKYGVREADFNPVLWKRGIVDGKLYALPLDIHVQLSFYRKDVCRKAGLLDADGRLPTATSTDDWFALLKAARKQLKDGQQTLGLHAFDQNFSWWFFVAFYQQLGGGYFDDDRTDVTFDTDKATQVLEFLHQHVADGYTVVGQTDAEAFLAGSPFVWEGNWSVPYFSGEKVDYGAQPLPPVFGTPATHAESHSFVLPHQADRGGAANEGAHLLAAYMVKHATAWAGGGHVPAYLPTFQDPAYLKLTPQNEYSRPAMEHPATEPRIWFAGSTGTLAKRIGPVVASSNVGSAKPAAAAHRMKSVLEELLATRNPMDGRTAAQELKGTAA, encoded by the coding sequence ATGGCACGACCTGGCCTGAACCGCAGGCAACTCCTCTCCGCGGTGGGCGGGCTGACGGTCGCGGGCAGTCTCGGCTTCGCCGCGCTCGGCACCGGCGCGGACGCACTCGCCTCCGGCGCGAGCACCCGGGTCCGTTACTGGAACCTGTTCACCGGAGGCGACGGGGCCAACATGGTCGCGATGGTGGACGCCTTCCGGAAGGAACATCCCGGCGTCGCGGTCAAGGACTCCACCCTCACCTGGGGCGACCCGTACTACACGAAGCTCGCGATGGCCGCCGCGGGCAACCGCGCGCCGGACCTCAGCGTGATGCACCAGGGCCGTGTCCCCGGCTTCGCGCCCGGCCGCCTCCTGGACCCCTGGGACATGGGCCTGCTCACCAAGTACGGCGTCCGGGAAGCCGACTTCAACCCCGTGCTCTGGAAACGCGGCATCGTCGACGGCAAGCTCTACGCCCTGCCCCTCGACATCCACGTCCAGCTCAGCTTCTACCGCAAGGACGTCTGCCGGAAGGCCGGCCTGCTCGACGCGGACGGGAGGCTGCCGACCGCGACCTCCACCGACGACTGGTTCGCCCTCCTCAAGGCGGCCAGGAAGCAGCTCAAGGACGGCCAGCAGACCCTCGGCCTGCACGCCTTCGACCAGAACTTCTCCTGGTGGTTCTTCGTCGCCTTCTACCAGCAGCTCGGCGGCGGCTACTTCGACGACGACCGCACCGACGTCACCTTCGACACCGACAAGGCCACCCAGGTCCTGGAATTCCTCCACCAGCACGTCGCCGACGGGTACACGGTCGTCGGCCAGACCGACGCCGAGGCGTTCCTCGCCGGATCACCGTTCGTCTGGGAGGGGAACTGGTCCGTTCCGTACTTCAGCGGCGAGAAGGTCGACTACGGAGCCCAGCCGCTGCCCCCGGTCTTCGGCACCCCGGCCACCCACGCCGAGTCGCACTCCTTCGTCCTGCCGCACCAGGCCGACCGCGGCGGAGCCGCCAACGAGGGCGCGCACCTGCTGGCCGCCTACATGGTCAAGCACGCCACCGCCTGGGCGGGCGGCGGTCATGTCCCCGCCTATCTGCCGACCTTCCAGGACCCGGCCTACCTCAAGCTGACCCCGCAGAACGAGTACTCCCGCCCGGCCATGGAACACCCGGCCACCGAACCGCGCATCTGGTTCGCCGGCTCCACCGGCACCCTCGCCAAGCGGATCGGCCCGGTCGTCGCCTCCTCCAACGTCGGCTCCGCGAAACCGGCCGCCGCCGCCCACCGGATGAAGTCCGTGCTGGAGGAACTGCTGGCCACGCGGAATCCGATGGACGGCCGCACCGCCGCCCAGGAGCTGAAGGGAACCGCGGCATGA
- a CDS encoding carbohydrate ABC transporter permease has product MTTTLAPATGLRPRTATATESARARWGRRFQHGGWFVTPFFVLYGLFVVVPVVRGLYLSLTDANISGDHTRFIGLDNYREAFRDHLVWNSLWHSVQFTLYVVPCIVVVALLMALIAHHITHLKWLWRLCFFAPFLLPSAVVGNLWWWLFQPTNGMVNHVLGIDTPWLTQKSTAMIAVVVATLWWTVGFSFLLYLAALQNIPHHLYEAAELDGANALQRVLHITVPNLRTITGLVLALQVLASLQVFDQAVVMYQFGPGPEESTRTFVQYTLEQGFTSYRVGYASAISFILFLIIAAVALGRMWLLRLREEDAR; this is encoded by the coding sequence ATGACCACCACCCTCGCCCCCGCCACCGGCCTGCGGCCCCGCACGGCCACCGCGACGGAGTCCGCCCGCGCCCGCTGGGGCCGCCGGTTCCAGCACGGCGGCTGGTTCGTCACCCCGTTCTTCGTGCTGTACGGGCTGTTCGTCGTCGTGCCCGTCGTCCGCGGCCTCTACCTCAGCCTCACCGACGCCAACATCTCCGGCGACCACACCCGCTTCATCGGCCTCGACAACTACCGTGAGGCGTTCCGCGACCACCTGGTGTGGAACTCGCTGTGGCACAGCGTCCAGTTCACCCTCTACGTCGTCCCGTGCATCGTCGTCGTGGCCCTGCTCATGGCACTGATCGCCCACCACATCACCCACCTCAAGTGGCTGTGGCGGCTGTGCTTCTTCGCGCCGTTCCTGCTCCCGTCGGCCGTGGTCGGCAACCTGTGGTGGTGGCTGTTCCAGCCCACCAACGGCATGGTCAACCACGTCCTGGGCATCGACACCCCCTGGCTCACCCAGAAGTCCACCGCCATGATCGCGGTCGTCGTCGCCACCCTCTGGTGGACGGTCGGCTTCTCCTTCCTGCTCTACCTGGCCGCGCTCCAGAACATCCCGCACCACCTCTACGAGGCGGCCGAACTGGACGGGGCGAACGCTCTCCAGCGGGTGCTGCACATCACCGTGCCGAACCTGCGCACCATCACGGGCCTGGTGCTCGCCCTCCAGGTCCTCGCCTCGCTCCAGGTCTTCGACCAGGCCGTCGTCATGTACCAGTTCGGCCCGGGGCCCGAGGAATCGACCCGGACCTTCGTCCAGTACACGCTCGAACAGGGCTTCACCAGCTACCGCGTGGGCTACGCCTCCGCGATCTCCTTCATCCTGTTCCTCATCATCGCGGCCGTCGCCCTCGGGCGGATGTGGCTGCTGCGGCTCCGCGAGGAGGACGCCCGATGA
- a CDS encoding carbohydrate ABC transporter permease, with product MTTAAPTTADPTPVPRKARSTWTPGQIALTAVAAALSLVWMAPLGWALSTSLKTPTESVTSPHWIPQHLTAASWKSVIEAGNIPNWFVNSLVVSVCVTFVVLLVASLAGYGFARTEFRGKSALMALTMAGLMFSPAILGVPLFATVQSLGMVDTYWGMILPQCAPAAMVYILYKFFQSLPRELEEAAFIDGAGRWRIFFTIVLPLSKPSLSAVGIFTFIASWNNFLWPYMVTNNPDLMTMPNGIATVQNSFGIIWPQLMAGGLIAGLPLIVVFVFFQSQIVRGVAHTGLAGQ from the coding sequence ATGACCACCGCCGCCCCGACGACCGCAGACCCGACTCCCGTACCGCGCAAGGCCCGCAGCACCTGGACGCCGGGACAGATCGCGCTGACCGCGGTCGCCGCCGCCCTGTCCCTCGTGTGGATGGCCCCGCTCGGCTGGGCGCTGTCGACCTCGCTGAAGACCCCCACCGAATCGGTGACCTCACCGCACTGGATCCCGCAGCACCTCACGGCGGCGTCCTGGAAGAGCGTCATCGAGGCCGGCAACATCCCCAACTGGTTCGTGAACTCCCTGGTGGTGTCGGTCTGCGTCACCTTCGTCGTGCTGCTCGTCGCGTCCCTCGCCGGATACGGCTTCGCCCGCACCGAGTTCCGCGGCAAGTCCGCCCTGATGGCCCTGACGATGGCGGGCCTGATGTTCTCCCCGGCCATCCTCGGCGTCCCCCTCTTCGCGACCGTCCAGTCGCTCGGCATGGTCGACACCTACTGGGGGATGATCCTGCCGCAGTGCGCCCCGGCGGCCATGGTCTACATCCTCTACAAGTTCTTCCAGTCGCTGCCCCGCGAGCTGGAGGAGGCCGCGTTCATCGACGGCGCGGGCCGCTGGCGGATCTTCTTCACCATCGTCCTCCCGCTCTCCAAGCCGTCCCTGTCCGCGGTCGGGATCTTCACCTTCATCGCCTCGTGGAACAACTTCCTGTGGCCGTACATGGTGACCAACAATCCCGACCTGATGACCATGCCGAACGGCATCGCCACCGTGCAGAACTCCTTCGGCATCATCTGGCCGCAGCTCATGGCGGGCGGCCTGATCGCGGGCCTCCCGCTGATCGTCGTGTTCGTCTTCTTCCAGAGCCAGATCGTGCGGGGTGTCGCCCACACCGGTCTGGCCGGCCAGTGA
- a CDS encoding arabinan endo-1,5-alpha-L-arabinosidase, which yields MTAPRLAALLAAAVVALLPSTARADVGYPDPQPITGQQIIHDPTVIHLKSGGYVAYSTGGVIGARLSRDRVQWDDAGNAFASPPSWWYEYNSTGDAWAPDISYRAGRYWLYYAVSSWGTNHSAIGFATSPSGLPGTWTDHGKAFTSDTADTWNAIDPAVTRADGRLWMTFGSYWTGIRMVELDPWTGKALPDAPVHHLATRPDAPYAVEGPYVVRHGRYYYLFASYDTCCAGVNSTYKIRVGRSTSVTGPYTDSTGTPMLDGGGDLLLAGHGRYIGPGGESVFKDRGQDWLAYHYYDADDNGTPKLGLNRLSWKRGGWPVVT from the coding sequence TTGACCGCACCCAGACTCGCCGCCCTGCTCGCCGCTGCGGTCGTCGCCCTGCTGCCGAGCACCGCACGGGCCGACGTCGGCTACCCCGACCCGCAGCCGATCACCGGACAGCAGATCATCCATGACCCCACCGTCATCCACCTCAAGTCCGGTGGATACGTGGCCTATTCGACCGGCGGGGTGATCGGCGCACGCCTCTCCCGTGACCGGGTCCAGTGGGACGACGCGGGCAACGCCTTCGCCTCTCCACCGAGTTGGTGGTACGAGTACAACTCCACCGGCGACGCCTGGGCCCCGGACATCTCCTACCGCGCCGGCCGCTACTGGCTCTACTACGCGGTCTCCTCCTGGGGCACCAACCACTCCGCGATCGGCTTCGCCACCTCCCCGAGCGGGCTGCCCGGCACCTGGACCGACCACGGCAAGGCCTTCACCTCGGACACCGCCGACACCTGGAACGCCATCGACCCGGCCGTGACCCGGGCCGACGGCAGACTCTGGATGACGTTCGGCTCGTACTGGACGGGCATCCGCATGGTCGAGCTGGACCCGTGGACCGGCAAGGCCCTGCCGGACGCCCCCGTCCACCACCTGGCGACCCGCCCGGACGCGCCGTACGCGGTGGAGGGTCCCTACGTGGTCCGGCACGGCCGCTACTACTACCTGTTCGCCTCGTACGACACGTGTTGCGCGGGCGTGAACTCCACGTACAAGATCAGGGTGGGCCGGTCGACGTCGGTGACCGGCCCGTACACGGACAGCACCGGAACGCCGATGCTCGACGGCGGCGGCGATCTCCTGCTGGCCGGACACGGCCGCTACATCGGCCCCGGCGGCGAGTCGGTCTTCAAGGACCGCGGCCAGGACTGGCTGGCGTACCACTACTACGACGCGGACGACAACGGCACGCCCAAGCTGGGCCTGAACAGGCTGAGTTGGAAGAGGGGCGGCTGGCCCGTCGTCACCTGA
- the arfA gene encoding arabinosylfuranosidase ArfA: MRTARFALDPAFTIGEVNPRLFGSFVEHLGRCVYTGIFEPDHPAADAEGLRTDVLELVRELGVTAVRYPGGNFVSGYNWEDSVGPAEERPRRLDLAWRSTESNRFGLGEYIGFLKKIGPEAEPMMAVNLGTRGVAEALELQEYANHPSGTARSDLRIAHGDKDPFGIRLWCLGNEMDGPWQTGHKTAEEYGRLAAETARAMRQIEPDLELVACGSSGQGMPTFAAWEATVLAETYDLVDHISLHAYYEETDGDRDSFLASAVDTESFIENVVATCDHVGARLKSTKRINLSFDEWNVWYQSRPNPHPVEDWQEAPRLLEDVYTVTDAVVFGSLLIALLRHADRVTVACLAQLVNVIAPIMTEPGGPAWRQTTFHPFAQASAHGRGQVLDVRVDSPTYATRKYGEADLLHATAVRAEDGSVTVFAVNRSRTEPLPLEVALNRLGLTTVAEHSALADADPDAANTLHDQERVTPHPVEGTTLRDGTLNAVLEPLSWNMIRLV, translated from the coding sequence ATGCGCACCGCCCGCTTCGCCCTCGACCCCGCCTTCACCATCGGCGAGGTCAACCCCCGTCTCTTCGGCTCCTTCGTCGAGCACCTCGGCCGCTGCGTCTACACCGGCATCTTCGAACCGGACCATCCCGCCGCGGACGCCGAGGGCCTGCGCACGGACGTGCTGGAGCTGGTCCGCGAGCTCGGCGTCACGGCCGTCCGCTACCCCGGCGGCAACTTCGTCTCCGGCTACAACTGGGAGGACTCGGTGGGCCCCGCCGAGGAGCGGCCGCGCCGTCTCGACCTCGCCTGGCGCTCCACCGAGTCCAACCGGTTCGGGCTCGGCGAGTACATCGGCTTCCTGAAGAAGATCGGCCCGGAGGCCGAGCCGATGATGGCCGTCAACCTCGGCACGCGCGGGGTCGCCGAGGCCCTGGAGCTCCAGGAGTACGCCAACCACCCCTCGGGGACGGCCCGTTCCGACCTGCGGATCGCGCACGGCGACAAGGACCCGTTCGGCATCAGGCTCTGGTGCCTCGGCAACGAGATGGACGGCCCCTGGCAGACCGGCCACAAGACCGCCGAGGAATACGGCCGGCTCGCCGCCGAGACCGCCCGCGCGATGCGGCAGATCGAGCCGGACCTCGAACTCGTCGCCTGCGGTTCCTCCGGACAGGGGATGCCGACCTTCGCCGCATGGGAGGCGACCGTCCTCGCCGAGACGTACGACCTCGTCGACCACATCTCCCTGCACGCCTACTACGAGGAGACCGACGGCGACCGGGACTCCTTCCTCGCGTCCGCCGTCGACACCGAGTCGTTCATCGAGAACGTGGTGGCCACCTGCGACCACGTGGGCGCCCGCCTGAAGTCCACGAAGCGGATCAACCTCTCCTTCGACGAGTGGAACGTCTGGTACCAGAGCCGGCCCAACCCGCACCCCGTCGAGGACTGGCAGGAGGCCCCGCGCCTGCTGGAGGACGTCTACACCGTCACGGACGCGGTCGTGTTCGGCTCGCTGCTCATCGCGCTGCTGCGGCACGCGGACCGGGTGACCGTCGCCTGCCTGGCCCAGCTCGTCAACGTCATCGCGCCGATCATGACCGAACCGGGCGGTCCGGCCTGGCGGCAGACGACGTTCCACCCGTTCGCGCAGGCCTCGGCGCACGGGCGCGGGCAGGTCCTCGACGTCCGGGTGGACTCGCCGACGTACGCCACGCGCAAGTACGGCGAGGCGGACCTGCTGCACGCCACCGCGGTGCGCGCCGAGGACGGCTCGGTGACCGTCTTCGCCGTCAACCGCAGCCGGACCGAGCCGCTGCCGCTCGAAGTCGCGCTGAACCGGCTGGGGTTGACGACGGTCGCCGAGCACAGCGCGCTCGCCGACGCCGACCCGGACGCCGCCAACACCCTGCACGACCAGGAGCGGGTGACCCCGCACCCGGTCGAGGGGACCACGCTCCGGGACGGCACGCTGAACGCCGTCCTGGAGCCGCTGTCCTGGAACATGATCCGGCTGGTCTAG
- a CDS encoding beta-galactosidase → MVLSRRTFSAFAGTAALGLSLSGSGGDEATAAGRTPLAPTGPAPAPPTADGRPHTVGFDRYSMLIDGRRLVIWSGEIHPFRLPSPSLWRDILQKLRAHGYNAVSIYVAWNYHSPAPGQYDFTGVRDLDLFLRTAAETGLYVILRPGPYINAEVDAGGFPGWLTVTPGVARTSDPDYLKYADEWLTAVHRIAARHLYTDGGGTIVLYQLENEYDNHVAEPTGRAYMAHLYAKVRADGIDVPLFHNDKGRNGHWAPGTFDTGGERGRYLYGFDGYPSPFRTPPDWGHFGPGGMKGGSTASPDTPGFIPEFGGGWFDPWGGAEFDGLGYAESRRTRNAAYERRFYLTNLANGITVHNVYMTFGGTSWGWLPAPIVYTSYDYGAAFDEARQPTDKLVPMHQIGQLLHSVPDMAKLDPVEADPDGTPVPGPGITAYHLVNPDTKARFQVLRNDSPTETVASVALAGTTVAVPVPGLDARLLAAGIALGRRRLSWSTAQPMLCLTAGRQDIAVFTGRAGESTRTCVESAGEPTVTVLEGDAAHGYGDGVLRIDAVLDGVTRVRVDGGGVAAPLLLLFADDESSRLLWRHDTPSGPVLVLGPALLRTAAVHGTSVRLTGDTVRAADLEVWGPRGVSELVWNEKRLKAHGTPSGSLRAERPLAGVDQVRLPALTAWRRAEGNPESAADYDDRAWRVTDRTSSSSITPVPAGQPVLFADDYGFHYGDVWYRGHFADAGAAESVSLSYTAGAQGLLMAWLDGVPLGTHRMPVPDKKTVRQGTWAATATFPVRPRGGPSHVLSVLVRRMQHDEDGRADDTHKAARGLTAAAFAGAAPAVRWRIQGTAAPDPVRGPLNTGGLHGERHGWHLPGFADTGWRTVGLPRAERRQGVTWYRTGFRLAVDTGVDASIGLTLTDDPARAYRVQIFLNGWNMGQYINDVGPQHTFVLPNGVLRTRGPNTLALAVLSDGTTSAGPGRVELTLLGSAAGGVPVSPVASPGPTTVTP, encoded by the coding sequence ATGGTGTTGAGCAGACGTACCTTCAGCGCATTCGCCGGAACCGCCGCGCTCGGCCTCTCACTGAGCGGCAGCGGGGGCGACGAGGCGACCGCGGCCGGAAGGACGCCCCTCGCACCCACCGGACCCGCGCCCGCGCCCCCCACCGCCGACGGCAGGCCGCACACGGTCGGCTTCGACCGCTACTCGATGCTGATCGACGGCAGGCGCCTGGTGATCTGGTCCGGGGAGATCCACCCGTTCCGGCTGCCGAGCCCGTCCCTGTGGCGGGACATCCTGCAGAAACTGCGCGCGCACGGCTACAACGCCGTCAGCATCTACGTCGCCTGGAACTACCACTCGCCCGCCCCCGGTCAGTACGACTTCACCGGGGTCCGCGACCTCGACCTCTTCCTGCGGACCGCCGCCGAGACCGGCCTGTACGTCATCCTGCGCCCCGGCCCGTACATCAACGCCGAGGTCGACGCGGGCGGTTTCCCCGGCTGGCTGACCGTCACCCCGGGGGTGGCCCGCACCTCCGACCCGGACTATCTGAAGTACGCCGACGAGTGGCTGACCGCCGTCCACCGCATCGCCGCCCGCCACCTCTACACCGACGGCGGCGGCACGATCGTCCTCTACCAGTTGGAGAACGAGTACGACAACCACGTGGCCGAGCCCACCGGCCGCGCCTACATGGCGCACCTGTACGCCAAGGTGCGGGCCGACGGCATCGACGTGCCGCTGTTCCACAACGACAAGGGCAGGAACGGGCATTGGGCCCCCGGCACCTTCGACACCGGCGGCGAGCGAGGGCGTTACCTCTACGGCTTCGACGGCTACCCCTCCCCCTTCAGGACACCACCGGACTGGGGGCACTTCGGCCCCGGCGGCATGAAGGGCGGCTCGACCGCCAGTCCGGACACCCCCGGATTCATCCCCGAGTTCGGCGGCGGCTGGTTCGACCCCTGGGGCGGGGCCGAGTTCGACGGCCTGGGATACGCGGAGTCCCGCCGCACCAGGAACGCGGCCTACGAACGGCGCTTCTACCTCACCAACCTCGCCAACGGCATCACGGTCCACAACGTCTACATGACCTTCGGCGGCACCTCCTGGGGCTGGCTGCCCGCGCCGATCGTCTACACGTCGTACGACTACGGGGCCGCCTTCGACGAGGCGCGGCAGCCGACCGACAAGCTCGTCCCGATGCACCAGATCGGCCAACTGCTGCACTCCGTACCCGACATGGCGAAACTCGACCCCGTCGAGGCCGACCCCGACGGCACCCCGGTGCCAGGTCCCGGCATCACGGCGTACCACCTGGTCAATCCGGACACGAAGGCGCGCTTCCAGGTGCTGCGCAACGACTCGCCCACCGAGACCGTCGCCTCCGTCGCGCTCGCCGGGACGACCGTCGCGGTGCCGGTGCCCGGCCTCGACGCCCGGCTGCTCGCCGCCGGCATCGCCCTGGGACGCCGGAGGCTGAGCTGGTCCACCGCCCAGCCGATGCTGTGCCTGACCGCCGGGCGGCAGGACATCGCGGTGTTCACCGGCCGGGCCGGCGAGTCGACCCGCACCTGCGTGGAGTCGGCGGGCGAGCCGACGGTCACCGTGCTGGAGGGCGACGCCGCACACGGCTACGGGGACGGGGTGCTGCGGATCGACGCCGTGCTGGACGGCGTCACCCGGGTCCGGGTGGACGGCGGCGGTGTCGCCGCTCCCCTCCTGCTGCTGTTCGCCGACGACGAGAGCTCCCGCCTGCTGTGGCGCCACGACACCCCGTCGGGTCCGGTGCTGGTGCTCGGTCCGGCGCTGCTGCGCACGGCCGCCGTGCACGGCACGAGCGTCCGGCTCACCGGCGACACGGTACGGGCGGCGGACCTGGAGGTGTGGGGACCGCGCGGGGTGAGCGAACTGGTCTGGAACGAGAAGAGGCTGAAGGCCCACGGGACCCCCTCCGGCAGCCTGCGGGCCGAACGGCCGCTGGCCGGTGTGGACCAGGTGCGGCTGCCCGCGCTGACCGCCTGGCGCCGGGCCGAGGGGAATCCCGAGTCGGCGGCCGACTACGACGACAGGGCCTGGCGGGTCACCGACAGGACGTCCTCGTCCAGCATCACTCCCGTACCCGCCGGGCAGCCCGTGCTGTTCGCCGACGACTACGGCTTCCACTACGGCGACGTCTGGTACCGGGGCCACTTCGCGGACGCGGGCGCCGCCGAGTCCGTGTCCCTGTCCTATACGGCGGGCGCCCAGGGGCTGTTGATGGCCTGGCTGGACGGTGTGCCGCTGGGCACCCACCGGATGCCGGTGCCGGACAAGAAGACCGTGCGGCAGGGGACCTGGGCGGCCACCGCCACCTTTCCCGTCCGGCCGCGCGGCGGGCCCTCGCACGTGCTGTCCGTCCTGGTCCGGCGGATGCAGCACGACGAGGACGGCAGGGCCGACGACACGCACAAGGCGGCCCGGGGGCTGACGGCCGCCGCCTTCGCCGGGGCCGCTCCGGCGGTCCGGTGGCGCATCCAGGGCACGGCGGCCCCCGATCCGGTGCGCGGACCGCTCAACACCGGCGGTCTGCACGGGGAACGGCACGGCTGGCATCTGCCCGGGTTCGCGGACACCGGCTGGAGGACCGTCGGCCTCCCGCGCGCCGAGCGGCGGCAGGGGGTCACCTGGTACCGCACGGGCTTCCGGCTCGCCGTCGACACCGGTGTGGACGCGTCGATCGGGCTCACCCTCACCGACGATCCGGCGCGCGCCTATCGCGTCCAGATCTTCCTGAACGGCTGGAACATGGGCCAGTACATCAACGACGTAGGACCCCAGCACACCTTCGTCCTCCCCAACGGGGTGCTGCGCACACGGGGGCCCAACACACTCGCCCTGGCGGTGCTGTCCGACGGGACCACGTCCGCCGGCCCCGGGCGGGTGGAACTGACGCTGCTGGGCAGCGCGGCCGGAGGAGTACCGGTGAGCCCGGTGGCCTCCCCCGGCCCCACGACCGTCACGCCCTAG
- a CDS encoding intradiol ring-cleavage dioxygenase has product MSEAPLGRRTVLVATGVTAAALAVGAAAPAGSAPAPVTDVTDAAPAAAAAVCTLTKEMTEGPYYLDGQLVRADVTEGKAGAPLKLALTVVDDSTCAAIGNALVEIWHCDSLGEYSGFVGNNGHSEADDGTFLRGGVLTNSSGVANLTTIYPGWYRGRCVHIHVKVHTGVTLTSDGSFTGGTELHTGQLFFSETITTAMAKVSPYSTNKVTRTTLTQDSVYDGGGASSGLLTLTALGSTTSAGYTGTLTLGVQSD; this is encoded by the coding sequence ATGTCAGAGGCACCTCTCGGACGCCGAACCGTACTGGTCGCCACGGGCGTCACCGCCGCGGCCCTGGCCGTGGGCGCCGCGGCACCCGCCGGCTCCGCCCCCGCCCCCGTCACCGACGTGACGGACGCGGCCCCGGCCGCCGCGGCGGCCGTCTGCACCCTCACCAAGGAGATGACCGAAGGCCCCTACTACCTCGACGGACAACTCGTCCGCGCCGACGTCACCGAAGGCAAGGCGGGCGCCCCGCTCAAGCTGGCCCTCACCGTCGTCGACGACTCCACCTGCGCGGCGATCGGCAACGCCCTCGTGGAGATCTGGCACTGCGACTCCCTCGGCGAGTACTCCGGCTTCGTCGGCAACAACGGCCACAGCGAGGCGGACGACGGCACGTTCCTGCGCGGCGGCGTCCTCACGAACTCCTCCGGCGTCGCGAACCTCACCACGATCTACCCCGGCTGGTACCGGGGCCGCTGTGTGCACATCCACGTCAAGGTGCACACCGGCGTCACCCTCACCTCCGACGGCTCCTTCACCGGCGGCACGGAACTCCACACCGGTCAGCTCTTCTTCAGCGAGACGATCACCACGGCCATGGCCAAGGTGTCCCCGTACTCGACCAACAAGGTCACCCGCACCACCCTGACCCAGGACTCCGTCTACGACGGCGGAGGGGCCTCCTCCGGCCTCCTCACGCTGACGGCCCTCGGCAGCACCACCTCCGCCGGATACACCGGCACCCTGACGCTCGGCGTCCAGAGCGACTGA